CCCATCGTGACATACGTCTCGCACGCGACCCTGCCCCTCGGGTCGTCCTTAAGGACGGCGTCAAGGACGCCGTCGGATATCTGGTCGCATACTTTGTCCGGATGGCCTTCCGTTACCGACTCTGACGTAAAAAGATAATCTCTCTTTTCCATTCTCTTTCCTCTTTCTCCTTTATTTTTCCTGGAAACTTAAATTAGCCCTGCGGTACGATTCCAGGTCACCGATATCGTACCATACCCCTTTGAATACGTAACACCTGACTTCTTCTCTCTTGCTGAGCCACTGTATAAAATGGCCGGGCGCGTCCTTTTCATCTCCCGCCTTAAGAAATTCCTCTATGAGGCCCAATTTGCCCTCCGGGAAATAATAAATGCCCGTAGCTATCAAAGACGTCGGCGGGTCCTCGGGCTTCTCCAGGAAATTGATCATGTCGCCTTTTTCGTCAACTTCCACGACGCCGTAGATGCTCGCCTTCTTCCTGTCGCCGATATCATACGCGCCGATAGCGAAATTCCCGGGGGACTTCTCCGCGTAATCCGCGAAACCCTTCAATCCCCAGTCGAACATATTATCGCCGGCGAGGACTATCATGTCGTCCTGTATCTTCTGCCTTTTGACCGCGAGCCTTATATCGCCTATCGCGCCTAGCCTGTCGTCGTTCGTCGTGCTGCCGTCGTCCTCGAGGATCACCTTCTTGGCGGACTTGACCGTCTTAAGCCAATCGCCGAACACCCCGTAGAACTTCCGGTTCGTCACTATATATATCGCGTTTATCCCTTTTATATCGCAGAGTTTTTGGACCAGGTGGTCGGCTATAGTCTTCCTGCCCACGGTCAATAGCGGCTTCGGCTTGTCTTTTGTCAGGGGATATAACCGCGTCGCGTATCCGGCGGCGAGGATAACGGCTTTCATCTGAACTTGCTCAACTCCTTTTTAAGGTTGACGATCCTCTCGACCGGCGTCGGGTCGACGCCATTTTGGATCGCGAGGTAACAGCTCACGAAATCCCCGGTATTTATAAGGTTGAACATCCTCGAGAGGAGGTTCCTGCCTTTCGATCTCAGCTCTATGACCTTCGTTTCCTTCCCTATCATCGTCTTCGTTATCTCTATCCTCTTCGCGACGCGCGGATGCTCGCTCTCGTCCCTCAATATCACGACCGCGAGGTCCTTAAGCAGTTTCTCCGGCCCTTCCCACCCGACCGTCTCATTATGGTTCAGCTCCGGGAAGACGTGCGTCGAGGCGAGGGTCTTCGCGTTCTCGGCTAACTGGCCCCTCCATCTCACGACGATCGAATCGATATGTTTATTGGCGCCGTAGATTATCACGTATTTCCCACTCAATTCCTTCGCGATCTTTTTGGCAATATTTTTTGGCGAGGGGACCTCCGGGCCGATGACGTTGTCGCGGAATTCCCTCATATCGGCTATCGCCTCCTCGACATTCCCGGTCTTGTCATCGATGAAACCAAATTTATGCAGCACATCCAGCCAGCTGAAGAACGAATATCCTAGCGCCGACCTCGGCGGGTTGCCGCCCGGTATATAAATGACCGGCACCTTGTCCTCCTTAGCGAGGACCTCTAGTTTGCCGCCTGAGGTTATCGCGATTATTTTCGCGCCCTTCTGCCTCGCTTCCGCGTATGAGGATAGGGTCTCTTCCGTGTCGCCCGAATAGCTGCAGGCGAAAAAGAGCGTATCCTTTCCCACGAACCTGGGCAGGGTATAATCGCGGCTCACGAATATGGGGATCTTTATCTCGTCGGTAAGGTAAGAACGCAGGAGGTCGGCGCCTATCGCCGATCCGCCGAGCCCTGAAAACACGATATTTTTGCAGCCGGCGCCGATATACGACTGGGGAACGAAGAAATCCTTCCCGATGGAAAAGGCGTTCTCGCATTGCTCCGGGAATTTCACTATCAAGTCGAGCATGCCTGATTTGTCTATCTTTTTCACCTGGTCCATATTATCGATGTCGTTCAATATATTCTCCTTTACTGGAGGCCGGGGAGGACTTCCCTGAGTTTCCTGGCGGCGAATTCCTCTATTTCGGTGCCGGTCGAGAAAGTAAGGGCCTCATTCGCTATTTGTTGGGCGGCCTTATACTCGACCGACCTTATTATCTGTTTGATCCTCGGGATATTGACCGGGCTTGTCGAGAACTCATCGAGGCCAAAACCGAGCAAAAGCAGCGCGAAAGCCGGATCGCCGGCCATCTCGCCGCACATCCCTACCGATATATTCGCCTTGTGGCCGATATCTATGACGCTCTTTATCAGCCTCAGGACGGCCGGATGCGCCGGCTCGTAAAGATACGCGATCTTTTCGTTGACCCTGTCGACGGCCAGCGAATATTGTATCAGGTCGTTCGTCCCTATTGAGAAGAAATCCACTTCCTTGGCGAGTATATCCGCGGTCATCGCCGCCGAGGGAACCTCGATCATCGCGCCAACCTCGATGTTCTGGTCGAACGGGACGTTCTCCCTCCTGAGCTCGTCTTTCATCTCGCCAAGCAGTTTGTTCGCCTCGCGGAGCTCTTCCACTCCCGAGATCATGGGATACATTATCTTGAGCTTGCCGTGCGCCGAAGCCCTCAGTATGGCGCGCAATTGTACCTTAAAGATGTCAGGGCGCGCCAGGCAGAACCTTATCGCCCTCCATCCCATGAACGGGTTCATCTCTTTGGCTATTTTCAACTGGGACATGAATTTATCGCCGCCGAGGTCGAGGGTCCTTACGACGACGGAATCCGGCGACATCTGTTCCGCGACATTCTTATAGGCCGCGTATTGCTCCTCTTCGGTGGGAAGTTCAGTGTGTTCAAGATAAAAAAATTCGGTCCTGTAAAGCCCGATGCCGTTCGCGCCGTGCGATTTTACCGACGGCATCTCATCGGGTATCTCGATATTGGCTGAAAGGTGTACCTGGCGCCCGTCGCGCGTCACGCAAGGCAGGTCGCGCAGGTGCGTCAGCGAGGCGTCGAATTCGGCGATCTTGGTCTTCGCCTGCTCGTATTTCGCGAGCGTCTCCTGGTCGGGATCGGTTATGACAAACCCGTTCGAGCCGTCCACTATTATAGTGTCGCCGCTCTTTACGCCCTTCGTTACATTCTTCAGGCCGACGACCGCCGGTATCTCGAGCGCCTTCGCCATGATGGCGGTATGGGATGTCTTGCCGCCTATATCCGTAGCAAAAGCTATGACATTCTTCTTATGGAGGGAAGCCGTGTCCGACGGCGAAAGGTCATAAGCTATCACGATGACTTTCTCGCCTATATCCGCGAGCGTCTCGCGTTTCTTGCCCAGCAGGTGGAGCAGGACCCTCTTTCCGATATCGCGGATGTCCGCGACGCGCTCCTTGAGGTATTCGTCCTCGACCTTCTGGAACGCGCTTATATACCTTTTGACGACATCGTCGAATATATACTCGACGCACACGAGGTCTTTCTTTAGCCTGGCTATGACCTCCTCGATAAGCGTGCGGTCCTCGAGCACCAACAGGTGGGCGTTGAAGATCTCGGCGTGTTTTATGCCCAGTTGTTCTGAGATGCGTTCCTGGATGCCCAGTATCTCCTGCCTCGTCTGGATAAGGGCGTCCTCAAAGCGCGCGATCTCGCGGGGCAGGTCCTTCTCCGGGATATCCCTCTTTATAACGGTATAGGCCTCGCTGTCTAATATGAAGACCTTGCCTATAGCGACACCGGGCGAAGCCGGTATGCCTTTAAGCAGCATCTATCTCTCCTGCTAAAACCTGTTCAAGCTCAACCATGGCCTTTTCGGCGTCTTCCCCGTCGACCTTCAGGGTGACCTGGGCGCCTTTTCCGGCCGCGAGCATGAGTATGCCCATGATAGACTTGCCGTTGACTTCAAGCTTTCCCTTTTTCACGACGACTTCCGAGTCGTATTTATTAGCGATCTGCACAAAGATCGCGGCAGGCCTGGCGTGAAGCCCCGACTTGTTCTTTATGGTTATCTTCTTCTCTGTTATCATCTCATTCCTCTATTTTGATATTTTTTGTGATCTTCACGCCCCATACCGCGCCCGGCGCGAGCTTGAACTTCCAATGGAACAGGACCGAAAGCTCTTGGTAAGTCCTTTCCAGCCCCTGCTCCGAATCCGATACCGTCTCTACCGGGAAATACCAGAGATCCGAGGCCTTCGATATCTCAAAATCTATTTTTACTCCGTACCACTGGTCATTGACGTTTATGTTCGTCAACCCGTGCGCCTCGCCCACCTTGTTGAGGTGCGGGTCCTTCAACGAATAATTAAATTCCACGCCGAACCAGGGCTCGAACTCCCTCGTATCTAGGTTCGTTATCTTGTATTCTATTTCCATCTCCTGGCTGTCCGGCCTGATGCTTATACTTTTCGCGACCCTTAATTTATACGCGTCGCCGGAGCCGGCGTAATAATTGCCGTCGCGTGTGAGTTCGACCGCGATACCCTTCGGCCTCGCCTCTTTCTTTATATCATATTTATATTCGCCGCCCAGGAAATCCCCGGCCTCGCCGTATTTGCACGCCGCGAAATCCTTCACCGTCGTGCCTTCCTTCAAAAAATGGTCCAAAAGCGATACGCGCCTGTAAGAATCGTAGCTTAAGTCGGCGACGAGCTCGGCGTCCTTCGCCCTCGAGACATCATGTATCGAGTCTATCCCGCCGTCTTTCTTACCGGTGTCGCGGGCTTTCGCCTTCTCCAGCGCCTTGTCGTGGTACGGTTCCCTGCGCCTCGCCAGCGTATTCGTCATGTTCAGCGCGAGCGGCTTGAAATCCAGTTCAAAGAGCGTTCCGCCGTTATGCGGCGAAAGATCGAGTTCCAGTTTCGAATTCGATATTAACACTTCATCATATGAATCGCAGTCGAGATCCGTCTCTACCGACTCGACCCAGTTCGCGTCCTTGTGCGCGGCCTTATCGAGTTCCTTCTGCGCCTTTATAAGATTAGAATATACGGCCGAGCGCAGGTGGTTCAGGTAGAGCCCGCCGAAGACCCCGTGCCAGTAGGCGCAATTGCACTGGCCCTTATAAAGGTACTCCAGCGCCTTCTTCGACTTGGCTCCGGCGACCAGCCCGCTCACGAACTGCATCTTCTTCTGCATGCTGTTCGATTCGGGATATTTCACCAAAAAATTCTTGAAATAACCGCCGCTCCACTCCATCATCTCGCGGTAGCTCGCGCACGTCAGGTATATCCTGCCGGTCGGGCCGTTCTCTTTTATATATTCGGTCAGCGTTGTCGTCCTGATCCACGCCGATTCCTTCTCGAGGGCGCCGAAGAAATTTTCGAGCCACTTCTCCTCGAAAACCCACTTGTGCGTCCCGGGCCAGACGCCGAATTTCTCGCCGTCGTCCGCGTATAAACTTGCCGGGAACCCCTTCTCCTTCTGCTGCCCCAGATAGTCTATCGTCTCCTGGGGCATCCTGAACGGTATAGTATATCTTAATTTCTCGGAACCGGGGAATATGAATAATTTCTCCCCGTCGTCCTCGGTCACGTAATATCCGGAAAGGCCGTCCGGCTTCTGCCCTACATACGTAAAATGCCAGTCATCGACTATCGCGAACTTTATACCTGCCTTCGCCAGGGGCTTTATGAGCGTCGGCTCCCATACCCTCTCGGTCAGCCATACGCCGCTTGCCTCGTAGCCGGTAAAGCCTTTTATCTTCTCGTTCATCAGCTTTACCTGGCCGAGTATATCGCGCTCGGGTATGAGCGTCAGTATCGGCTCATAATAACCGCCCGAAAGCATCTCGACCTGCCCGCGCCCGGCCATCTCTTTCAGCATCTTGATGAATTCGGGATGCTTCGCGGCTATCCAGTCGAGCAGGCAGCCCGAATAATG
This region of Candidatus Omnitrophota bacterium genomic DNA includes:
- the ptsP gene encoding phosphoenolpyruvate--protein phosphotransferase, which encodes MLLKGIPASPGVAIGKVFILDSEAYTVIKRDIPEKDLPREIARFEDALIQTRQEILGIQERISEQLGIKHAEIFNAHLLVLEDRTLIEEVIARLKKDLVCVEYIFDDVVKRYISAFQKVEDEYLKERVADIRDIGKRVLLHLLGKKRETLADIGEKVIVIAYDLSPSDTASLHKKNVIAFATDIGGKTSHTAIMAKALEIPAVVGLKNVTKGVKSGDTIIVDGSNGFVITDPDQETLAKYEQAKTKIAEFDASLTHLRDLPCVTRDGRQVHLSANIEIPDEMPSVKSHGANGIGLYRTEFFYLEHTELPTEEEQYAAYKNVAEQMSPDSVVVRTLDLGGDKFMSQLKIAKEMNPFMGWRAIRFCLARPDIFKVQLRAILRASAHGKLKIMYPMISGVEELREANKLLGEMKDELRRENVPFDQNIEVGAMIEVPSAAMTADILAKEVDFFSIGTNDLIQYSLAVDRVNEKIAYLYEPAHPAVLRLIKSVIDIGHKANISVGMCGEMAGDPAFALLLLGFGLDEFSTSPVNIPRIKQIIRSVEYKAAQQIANEALTFSTGTEIEEFAARKLREVLPGLQ
- a CDS encoding bifunctional phosphoglucose/phosphomannose isomerase; this translates as MNDIDNMDQVKKIDKSGMLDLIVKFPEQCENAFSIGKDFFVPQSYIGAGCKNIVFSGLGGSAIGADLLRSYLTDEIKIPIFVSRDYTLPRFVGKDTLFFACSYSGDTEETLSSYAEARQKGAKIIAITSGGKLEVLAKEDKVPVIYIPGGNPPRSALGYSFFSWLDVLHKFGFIDDKTGNVEEAIADMREFRDNVIGPEVPSPKNIAKKIAKELSGKYVIIYGANKHIDSIVVRWRGQLAENAKTLASTHVFPELNHNETVGWEGPEKLLKDLAVVILRDESEHPRVAKRIEITKTMIGKETKVIELRSKGRNLLSRMFNLINTGDFVSCYLAIQNGVDPTPVERIVNLKKELSKFR
- a CDS encoding alpha-amylase/4-alpha-glucanotransferase domain-containing protein, encoding MPQKIDLLLAIHSHQPDGNFEWIFAESYEKSYLPFLESLYRHPRLKAALHYSGCLLDWIAAKHPEFIKMLKEMAGRGQVEMLSGGYYEPILTLIPERDILGQVKLMNEKIKGFTGYEASGVWLTERVWEPTLIKPLAKAGIKFAIVDDWHFTYVGQKPDGLSGYYVTEDDGEKLFIFPGSEKLRYTIPFRMPQETIDYLGQQKEKGFPASLYADDGEKFGVWPGTHKWVFEEKWLENFFGALEKESAWIRTTTLTEYIKENGPTGRIYLTCASYREMMEWSGGYFKNFLVKYPESNSMQKKMQFVSGLVAGAKSKKALEYLYKGQCNCAYWHGVFGGLYLNHLRSAVYSNLIKAQKELDKAAHKDANWVESVETDLDCDSYDEVLISNSKLELDLSPHNGGTLFELDFKPLALNMTNTLARRREPYHDKALEKAKARDTGKKDGGIDSIHDVSRAKDAELVADLSYDSYRRVSLLDHFLKEGTTVKDFAACKYGEAGDFLGGEYKYDIKKEARPKGIAVELTRDGNYYAGSGDAYKLRVAKSISIRPDSQEMEIEYKITNLDTREFEPWFGVEFNYSLKDPHLNKVGEAHGLTNINVNDQWYGVKIDFEISKASDLWYFPVETVSDSEQGLERTYQELSVLFHWKFKLAPGAVWGVKITKNIKIEE
- a CDS encoding nucleotidyltransferase family protein, with the protein product MKAVILAAGYATRLYPLTKDKPKPLLTVGRKTIADHLVQKLCDIKGINAIYIVTNRKFYGVFGDWLKTVKSAKKVILEDDGSTTNDDRLGAIGDIRLAVKRQKIQDDMIVLAGDNMFDWGLKGFADYAEKSPGNFAIGAYDIGDRKKASIYGVVEVDEKGDMINFLEKPEDPPTSLIATGIYYFPEGKLGLIEEFLKAGDEKDAPGHFIQWLSKREEVRCYVFKGVWYDIGDLESYRRANLSFQEK
- a CDS encoding HPr family phosphocarrier protein codes for the protein MITEKKITIKNKSGLHARPAAIFVQIANKYDSEVVVKKGKLEVNGKSIMGILMLAAGKGAQVTLKVDGEDAEKAMVELEQVLAGEIDAA